ATTTCTTGACCACTCGAACGGCTTGCTGACCACGCGCTGGACACGACAGCGAACGGCTAAGGGTAGCCTTCTGCAGCTGTTGCTGCGATGGAAACGGGCCAGCGCCGGCCAAGTGTGACGAGTCCGCCATCCTTTCTGGTATCTTATTACCCAGAGAGCGGCGTAAATGACATCGACTAAAATGCCCGTCTCCCACGTTACGTATCGTGACGTAATCTCCGTCCATGTCCGACAGGACGCCTTCAACAGCTTCCATCATCTCTGGCGCGGAGGGCGACATGAGCGTGTCGTAGATGCCCTCGTCCAGCGTCGTCGATTCCGACCGGGTGTAAGGGCGGGAAGAGGACAACGACGAAGACGAAGCGGACGGCTGGCGTTCGGCCGCCCTGCGCTTCTTGCGCTGGAGGATCCGCTGGATTTCGACATTCTGCAACACTAGCTGTTCGACGATGCGTTCCAGGCTCTCGGGGACCATTCGCTGCGGTTGCTGTAGTTGTTGCGGTGAGCAAGTCGGTTGCATCGTGGGTTCCGGGTCGGCTGCCAGCGCCCTGGACGATGACGGGCTGGCAATTTCAAGCCTCCCGCTCACTTCCCGTGGCTGTTCGTCACGCACTTTGCCATCGCTGCTAGCCGCATTTGTACTCGTTGGTTCCGCTTCAGTCTGGTCCACCGCCAGACTCGTTTCCCGGCAAGGCTCGGAACGACGCCGCCACGCTCCGAATTTGCGAACCTGAAACGTAAAACGGCCGGCCAAATGAAACGAGAGCCGCAGGTAGAAACCACGGCAAAGAGAAAACCGCGCTCACAATAGGGGTGATATATACCTTGTTTTTAGCTGTTTCCGCCGCCGTTGGACAGCTATGTGTGCTGAATTTACGCTCGTGATCGAGATCGTTCCTGTCTTGACTGACGCTCCTATCTCGAGAGTCCAAACTCCTCCGCAATCGTCGTGGAATGAGCGGCGACTATTAGCACAAATTGCATTTTcaattaataacaaaaataaaaatatgcgTGAGAATtgggtttttgaaaaaaaaaaaaaaaaaaaaaaaaaaaaatcatactTCACGCGGGCTGGATCCATCATGGCTCGATTTGCGGCCTTTGCGACTTCTGCCTTTGGCCGTCAAGCCCGCGGTCGAGTGTTTACGCCTTTCTAGGTACTCGGGTGCCGAGTGTTGGTGTCTCTTGACGTGGTGGACTGCCGACGACGTATTGCTGTTGCTTCCAGCGCTTGCGGTGGCGCTGTAAGCGTAATCTCCGCGCTCGAAACTGTGACCGCCGCTGTTGCTAGCCGGCCGTTCTTGGTTGCATCGCTGATCTTGGCCCAGTTGAAGGACCAACTGACGAGCGTGATGAGGAATGACAGCATCGTAATTTTCCAGGATGACACGTTTCAACTGGAGCGCCCATTCCCTTTTTTGCTCCAAATTCCTAGCCTGTTTTATTTGGCAAcgcaaacaacaacattgtCAATGACAAATATTTATCTAACGCAAGCAGACCGTAaaaggttgttgttgtttttttttttctttaatgtgcgtgtgtgcgtgtatcatttgcatttttcgcTGGGGTGGTCATCAAACGAGATTGGTcaacttgctttttttttttttttttttatttattttgcgctctttcattttcatttacgTACCTCGAGGGTGTACTGTTGGCGTGGGTTGTCAAATGGGATGACATGGAAACTCAACGGCTCTCCTGGAACACTCTCGATCAGCATCAGGTTGGAACACTGCATCGAAGATAAACAAGTATGGTAATATGATCGCATTCAAGCCATAAAgatgcgaaagaaaaaaaaaaaaaaaaaaaaaaggaggagaattAATAATGGCCAAATAACAAGGCCGACAGTGAAAAATAACGTTAACCCCAAACGTACCATTATGTGGGCTTTGTATCCCAAAGTTCCGTCCTCCTTGCGCTTAACGATGAGCAACATGCGATCGAGGAGGAAGACGTGACGGGGCGCTTTGGCGCCGTACATGCGGAAAGAGCCTTCGGCCACTAATTCGCCGTAGGTGGTCAGATCCTCGCCGGGCCAACCGTCGAGGAGGCTCTGCACTTCTTGGACGCGCACGGCGTGTTCGTGCTTTCGCTTCATATCGTTGATGTGATGAGCTATGCCCGTCATGGCCGACAGAGCCACGATTATGTCCGAATAGCCGGGCGTTTGCGACCGATCGCAGTGCTTGACGATGTTCTGCAACAGCAGGTGATACTTGAGGATGCGCTGGACGGGCTTGAGCAGGTAGGAGCCGAGCGGCAGCGTGTGCTGCAGTTGCGTCTGCCTCTCGCGGCACGCCCGGCTGGCAGCCTCGTTTCTCATCAGATCTGTCAGCACCGACACTTTCCTAATTTGAATGAACAAAATGAAAGCCAGCCCAACCAATGAataaaagaggggggggggggggggatttcgaataaaaagaaaagaggcgtTGCaagggaaacgaaaaaatataaaaataaaattgatggaTCGGCTATTTGTTATGATGCGGTTGGTGAAAATGGGTGGGCATCGGACAAAAGAGATGGCATGTTATTCTCTGGTCACGGTAATTATAGTCGGatgcaaagagaaaataaaaaaaaaaatctaggcgagagagagagagagagagagagagaacggtAGCCCACCTGGGGTAGTTGGTGCAGTAGTCGGTGTAGATGGTGAAGCCGGAATTATTGCGGACAAAGCAGCGGGCCACCTCGACGGGATCGAGCCCGCAAGACTGGAGTTGCGTTAGGAACTGGCTGTTGAAACGGTATATGTCGTCGACGTTGCCAAACAGGGCGGCGGCCTGCTCCGAGCTCAACGGCGCTCTCTCTCCTTCATCTCGCCAAAAGTACAGATATCCctgtgaataataaaaataaaacgattaatattcaaaaccaaaagaaaatatccaaCGAGTCATTTCAAAGtcttaaaacataaaaagaataaaaaaaaaaaaaatgaacgagcGTTCAAGTCGTCAATCTCCAATCTGCTTACTAAAGTAGCCAATCATTTTGTTTCCATTATTATTTATTGCCGTGTTGTAATtcttcgtgatttttttttttttgtttcttgtcgcCCCGTCAGATTGTTTCGACAATAGAGGGAGGGAGGAGCAGAGGAGGTGCtttttcacaagaaaaaaaaacaagaaaaatacatgaacgtgattcattattattgggaCGTGTCGAGAAATTCCCTGAAGAAACGAGAGACGATTTACGACACGTTGCACGTCTTGTCGTTGCGAaggggaggagaaaaaaatgggtgggccacacacacacctggATCATCAACACTAATCGCCGTAGGCTAGGGTTGGGTTAACTCTTATTTCCCccaaaatttctctttttctacctttacacacacaagagacactcaatgtgttttttgtttttcttggagcattcccatcttttttctttgtgtgtgtctgtgtaccTCCGTCGATTTCGTTTGAGCGCTTTAAACTTTGAGTTTGCGgtgggtggtggtggtggggaGAAGTCAACGAACCCGAAGAGAACAAGGGACCTCGTTTTTCTATGGAGATATTTCTCTGTGTTGTTGATCCCCTAGAAGTTAGGgggataacaaaaaaaaaaagagcatcgTGATGTGCTCAAACCGTAGAACGAAAGATAGACGATGAATAAACGATCAATTCCATTctccccgcttttttttttttttttttttttttttttaaacgtacaCAAAAATAAACCGTACGTAATAGCAGTGGCGACGAATACGGATGCGTGGAGGATTTGTTGTAgacaagtcttttttttttcacatacgttgtgttttttttcccccaactGTGGCATCTACTTTCTCGTCGTGAATAATAAATGATGATGGAATAGATCTCTACCACGGTAAGTCTACCTCGCTGTATATGGGCATGTGGTgcttaaagaaaaacgacgagATACATCACCAAATACGGATAGGcccataataataatatactcgcttggatttttttatttattttttttctacgaagaaggcttttttaaaaaccactgtcgagagagagagagagagagagcaaaaagTCGGAGGCATTTttctcaactctttttttttttttttttttatgttaaaatGTCAGAGATGAGcattcaaaagaaagagagaggtaGACCAAAGAGAAAGCGACCGTGATGGGTATATGGCAAGATGTAGTAGCATattgtaattttcttttttcttttaaaaaaaagccaatGGCTTCATCAACGAACGGCCTTTGAAGTCGGATGTTTTGAAACCcaaattttgtgttttgttttattcctttttttttttttttttgtttccctcccTTGGGCTCATATTCCACCAACAGCGTTTgttaagcaaaacaaaacaaaaaatggctgttctaactctctctctctgctcgCTTAGCGCTCATATTTCATCTAAATGTTTGTTGTGTATGTGTAAGCGGCATTGTGCCATGCAAAGTCACGTTTCTTCAACTTCCGGCCGGATGGCAGCACCACCCCCCGTCAAACACCGGTTGTCCGTTGGtgttaaaacacaaaatacaCTGCCTTTGTTCTTCTGCAGATAATGATGGAAAGCTTATGATTacacgatgatgatgacggtaCGGAGATGAAAAATTACAGTAGGAACCTCCCTCTAGATGGCGTTGGGTGTAGCaccaaaaccaaaccaaaacaaaacaaaaaaaaaaaaggtattttatGTGCGTTTTACCTCAACGACTTGTTGCAAATCGCGAACATAAACGGCCTCAGATTCGACGACTTCCATGACGACGCGGTCCATGTAGGAGAGATTGTCGCTGCATCCATCGTCACCAtcgtcttcctcctcctcctcctcctcctcctcgcCAGAATGCTTTTGCTCGGATGCTTCCGAACTGGGCGGGCCTGGACTGCTGACGCCGCTGTCACCCGAGTCGCCCGAGTGCCTCAAGTGATGGAGATCGCTGTTGACGGCGCTGCTCCGCGGTCTCCTGCTGGGCGAACCCGAACCGGCCCCGACCGTGGCTGCACCACCAGTCGATGCGGTGGCCGCCGCCAGCGTGACGCCAACGCCACCGGCGTCGTCCAGACTTTCGGCCGAAGTCAAATggcaggaggaggaggaggcaaACGACGAGGTCAAATGGCCCGACGATGTCGACGATGTCGACGAAGACGAGGTGGCCGAATGGACACTGGTCGGCGCCGCCAGTGACGTCAACGACGACGAGGAAGACGAACTGCCACACCTGGACGATGCCGTTGATGTCATCGTTCCCGTTCCAGCTCCGCCTCCCGCCGCATTGCCTGGCGCCAATTCAGACGAACGGAAAGACACGGAACGGCGGGGAGACGAAGTCGTCGTTCCATTTCGAACGCCGCCAGACCGTGTCACGTTGTTATTGATCGCACCTTAAGGGAAAAGAGGGGAGGGAGAGATACAAAACCCGTAAACAAACACATTAACGGAGAAGTCGATAGGAGGTGATTAGCGAAGGGGATCAAGTtgaaaataattaaagaaaaaaaaaaaagaaggacgatgtgcaaagagagagagatcatTTGACTAATTACCATTGGTGAGTGGTGGTGGCAACGGATCGCCAGGTTCGacgattttcaaaacgggAAAATGGCGCGGCTGCGGATTCGACGAAAGATGTTGATTAGTAGCGGCTGGTTGGGCTGTCATTGCCGGTGCACACGAGGAATCTGACGTCGGTGAGGGCGGCGACATGTTGTGCTGTTGGTTCCCAATCATCGAGTCAAAGATGTCCATTAGCGTCGGAACCAAATCGCTAGACGAACCTGTAATGTAGtagaacgaacgaacgaacaaacgaacgaacgaaaaagaaaaaagaaaaactatgaAAATAATGAAGGAAAATGTCAATCAAAAGTGGATTCGTCCAACTCTTGGAAGAatgcccctcttttttttttttctttcttttcccctacgTCTCTCTATATCGCATAGACGTGgaagcatttaaaaataaagaatagaaCTCCATCAGCATTTTTCGTGATGCATTGTCGACAAGTTGACGGCGACTGCTGGTTGGCGTGTCACTGTACTAGTGCCCAACATTCCCGAATTATGAAcattttcagtttgttttttttttatttattctttttctttttttctttcgggttttgcgtcatttttttttttttttttttttggcgctaAATTAAACACTAAAAATCTAGATAGACACGAGCTAATCATTTCGTGACCGGCATGCTAATGTCGAAATCAAACACGAAAAGGCAACGCCCAATGCTAGTCGTGTCCTAATGTTTGTTGCATTGGGTGTTGGAGCTTCGTACAGTAAATATAACCTTCGGCTCTCTCGCTCTTTTCAAACGAAACCACACAACACAAAGACGAGGACGCTATATATTTTagagaatttaaatttaaaaaaaaaaagggggccaaaataaaaaaaaaaaaaaaaaaaaaaaaattcccaagTAAAGTTCAGAGAAccccttcgtttttcttttgttttccgtcTGAAGTGGATCTTCATTgttagaaaacggaaaacttgTCTTCAAGAGCTTGTAATGTGTTCCGAAGAGTGGGCCTGGACCGAATGGATGGACGAGTAGGGGTTGGGGGTAGATGAGTGTACAAGgcagaataaaaaagagagagagagagagagagagactaaAAATAACGGTGAATATTACTCTACTAGATAGAAAACTGGTTGTGTCGTCGGGCAGTCTGTCTCCAACACACAACATACTACCCCctgaaaacatttgaaaattaacgggtttttttcttttctttcctcttctaTACCCAACATTCtctagaagaagaagaaaaaaaaaaaaaaaacactaaaaGCTGAGCCtttattatttagaaaaaaaaaaaaaaagaagaagataccTGAAAGGAAATAGCTCCCTTTGACAACATTCATCTCTAGCctgtatttatttttcccttccccCTACAGTTTGTGTTTCGGTAATCTTCTTTTCTGATATTCAAATTTCTACGTCAATGTCGTGTCGTCGCGCAAGTGATAGCCAGTCCCCTTtcaactataaaaaaaataaaaaaaaaggaaggcagGTGAAATAAGCCAGACCACCCAGCCACCTCTTTCTCGATtcttgaaatagaaaataatttcaGAGAGAAAACTATTATTCGATGTGTTCCCTATTGATGCCATTTGGATGTACAAATCAAGTCGTTTCCGCTCGACGACAAATTTCTAGTGGCTCCGTCATTTGTTTCAATGTTCGAGACAATCAAACGTCACCATTTCTCTCCATTTAATTTAACGTAAAAGGtggccaaaaacaacaaaaaaaatacatttctggtttgttttttttctttcttgaaataGCTGTCGGCACGCCAAACGTATCGACAGCGCCAGCCCAAAAGAGGCAAACAAAAGACTCgacatgaaaaaataaatataaaagatAAGCAGATttcaggaagaaaaaaagagacaagatTTAAATCGACCATGTTTTCAGCGGGACGTttgaatcaaataaaaaaaaaaaaaaaaacgtgaaccACTGCCAATCCAACTAGCATCtaagttgttgttgttttttatttatccaaTCGTGCCATCTAACCATGAAAAAGGTTTTTACAGaaaaggccctttttttttttttttttaaagacacacaaacaaaaacacggagaaaaaaaaagaactgccgcacgtttttatttcgaaaaattttttcaaatgatttttttctttttcacgtcaATCTCTAGGGCAAGATATATAGTTTACTAGCAGtgcgttttttgttttgttttttgaaaggaGGAAAGGTCAGTCAACACGTCCATTTTCGGACAAGACCGGAGTGAACGAGCGTCCGTTCAAAAGTAGACGCCCAAGAACCAAAAAATTcagttttcttgttcttcCTTTACTTTTAAAAGTCCcgacttgtgtgtgtgttccccccccccctttcacatagagattgttgttgtagtaGTTTGGGGTGTTATCAGTCGATCGAGATTCCAGATGCGTAACAGAAaagctctttaaaaaaaaaaaaaagtgacatACCCCTCCCTGACCAAAGACGGAAGAAGAACGACCAGaaactcgtttttttctcttttccttctttctctcgTCATAGATCTACTTAAACGTTATACGACAGCTAGCTACTTGAGATAGCGCATTTTGATTCTATTCCTGTTGTATTTAAATGCGTTTTTTTACGAACTcccgaagaacaaaaaaaaaaaaaaatacaagccAAATGCATACAAGACTCTAAGATCTTGAGCTCTATTATCTTTAATGTCATGTTTCCTCCTGATGGGCTCGCCCACTTATTGCCCCAATGTGGTGTGTGGCATGGTCAGGAAAATGgttctcttttatttacttGCACTTCCTACTAAAAATCACGTTGGGAACGACTTATGGACGTgcgataagcaaataaaaaatgaaaccagGTAGAGAGATGCGAggacgttgttgtttttttgtttttttttttatctactcGCCCTAGTTGGTATGTTGCATTTGTAGATTTTTCCTTGATCATAAAAAATCGAGCCAACGAGTGCCaattgcatttcaaaaaaaaaaaaaaaaaagaaaaaactcgtAGAGACGCGTGCGTCAGGCcaagcaagaaaaagagaacacaatagcgtttttaaaaaacctctTGAAACGTTCAGTGGaacctcattttttttgtgtgtggataAAGACGAAAATCGTGCCGTTGCAATCCAAATCTTGGAAaggcagacacacacacaaaaaaaaatgaaacaaagtcTTCCACTATATTcactggaatttttttttctcatgtgtgttctgtttaaaaaaaaaaaaaaagctgcacGTCACGACCGacacgtgtgtgtgttgcgtgGAAAAGATAATCGGTGCCTTTTGTTACGGACGAcgatagaaaaaagaagaagaagaagaaaaaaaaaaacgaaacgaatcattgtctttttcttctgttgttgttgcctcTCCCTAtctttagatttttctttttttttttttttttttactacccCAAGTGCGTCCGATATCGCATCAAAGATTATCCATTCTTTATACccctggcttttttttttttcgaaagattCGAGACTTGGTTGCCGACGACGTAACAGGCGGCACGGAAAACGTTACGATTGATTGTTATTTCCTTTGCAGTTGGGCCAGAGGTTTAACAGTCGAAATCCCGAAACAACGCCGCACAATCTACGCATTTTTGGGGAGTCCCGActcctcttttcttgttttaatgatccttttgttgttattgtgtcTCGTGACACGAGCCGCCGTGAAACTTTCGCGCAGCCAACCgcacaaataaaacaattcgatagtcaaataaaataaatcaaaggccattcaaagaaaaacaacgggCGAAATCTTGTTGAAATCCTCGCATTAGCTGCATCTATTATTATAGATATATATTTCTTATAAATAGCGGACggctaaaaaataataataaaagggaCAGTCGATTACGGGAGATTAGGGGGCTATTTAGTGGCTCGTTCACGCTCGCTtcttaaacattttaaatacattaaaaaaaaaaacgatgtgaAATTCAATCACGATTTTCTGAGATTGATGTATAAATAACCTCGTTGTGTTTCTCGGGGTATTTTGTCGTTAATCGTTTGGGGCCGTAAAGACACGTGTGTAGCGGTGCGCctattgagaaaaaaaaaaaaaaagaaacagtcgGGGTGGGGACATTCAGCCGAAATGAAAACAGGCACGAAGAGGATGGATggatgttttctttctttttttttttttttttttttttttttttttaatttagggGGGTTGATTGAATCTAGTGATGCAATTCGTGTCGCTTTAACTTTTACACGGCGTGGCGAATGACCGTGAAAATCTCATCGTTTCCTTTTACTGTacatctccccccccccccccgccctgCCATTGgaggagaaaataaaaattcgtaTTCATCAAACACAAATTAAGGaagtgaacattttttttttttttccaatttcaacGTGTTGACTGCATGAGCTCGGTggagttttatttatttattttattagatTCCAGTTGGGAGAAAAAAGCTTCTACCATCCAAGCACAAGACTCCccattttatcattttttttttggttgtaaaaataagaaatttttaaaaataaataaataaaaacgtgttggccgtgaaaaaaaaaaaaaatgtaaaaaaggaaacggtCGAATGCagaagcaacaacaaaaagtcaCGTCAAACTACCCCTGGCGCGTCAGACGGAGGTGCTGGCCCGTCCACACTTTCTCTTTCCGTCAATGCttatcaaaacaaacacaaaacgcAAAGTaaaagaacagaaagaaaaagggaaattctACGGCCGTCGTCGTCAAAGAGATCGATCTTCTATCATAGAGATTCATCAAGTCACACACTTTCCTTTCCAGGTCGTGTTATCTGAAATGAAAAGTGgctggttgttgttgttgtttcttcgGCCCTCAAACACTCCCCCCTTGAAGACTTTTTAACCCCTCACCCCCTTAAAGAAACACGTCCCAAGGtattaaagaagaagaaatatcaACAGCCAGTTTGGCCGCGTGTCACTCGACAGTGTCAGTTCAATTCATTTCCAATTCCCCCGGCCGTTGGCTACGCGTGTTTCTCGTTATAATCACGACTAcccatctctctctttctctcgcttttcttctgttttttttttttctcccacaTCTTATCCGCTCTTCCGTCCAAATCCAAAGCGGATAAGAGCAAGGCCTTCGATGTAtcatttcctcttcttcttttcccgaACTTTTGgggggaaaatgaaaatgaattgatgATGACCAAAGGCATTTTgggttttctctctctcaattCGGGCCATTTTCGTATGGCGGAGTCATCGATTGaacgcccatttttttttttttttttttttatggctgtCTCTTTGACGATGACGACAATGGGAACATGACACATACACCTGGGCTCATTGGGAACAATCAACCACCACCAGCGATGAAAAGAAACGAGTTTCAGGAGGTGGCAAAAGGATTAGATCGTCTCTTTTATCATTTAAACAACCGCGCCACTAACAGCATTTtctctttactttttttttttttacgacaactAGCGTAAAGGagattttgctttaaaaaagaatatgttGTTCTCTCCAATCAAACGAGTTTCGACAATTGGACGAAGACCGGAAGGAACGAATCGGTCGTGATCATTCGATAGCCGCTACATTACGTACAATAAAAAGCCCCTTTTTTTGTAACACACATATGGAgacgtttttccttttatttcatCGTGAAAGGCAGCCCTCacaagacgaaagaaaaaagaaaaaaaaaggagagacaGTGACAAGGCGCATCCCCTTTTAAGGTGGAGAGATGAGCTTTAATTGATACATTGACACCGCGCGTCCGAGGGCGGATGCTCCCGTCCGCTCCTGCGGCTGGAAATAACTCTCCGCCTAGTCCGAGAGTCCCCGTGTCCTTTTTGGCCTATCCTCAtttcgaacttttttttttactcttctcTTTTTGGGCCTTTGCCTCATAAATAGACGAGACCGAATATCCTGACTCACTCGTTTCCAAGTCTCTGCGACGATGTaactcaaagaaaaacaacaacaaaacgcaCGACGTTGCGAGAGTTGGAtaggaaacaaacaacaacaacacacacaaaaaaaaaaccaataaaaagaagtaaaGGAAACCAACACGAAAGAAGACTGGATCATCAGCCAAAGTCAACGGCCTGTGCTTATCCATCCACGCCgccttcattcttttttttttttttcgcttctttcttttcctcattcaaaattccctttttattttatttttttttttcttggccatcCATCGCCGTGTCTTGTTCCCCTTCTTTTGATGTCTAAGTTCCGTGAACTCTCGAAATTAACCTGGAAAACGGATCGGCTTTTcgaccagaaaaaaagggccacgaacttttgtttctttgtagaCGCACACAAGAGGAATCGACATGTTCACATACAACTCCGTTGCTAACGGCCAATGAgaaaaatatctttttctttatgtgtGGGTGGGTGGATGGATCCACCAGTATAACGGCTGCTACTGctgttcttcctttttttttttttttttttttgcttgcaaAAGACCCGAGAATCCCTCCCTTAAATAAAGTGTCCCtccaaagaagaagatgggcggcctaaaaaatattaagaGACGGGGCTTTAGTATCCAAGGACGCAAAAGAAGTACGGAGCCGCTTGTCTTTTCCCTCTCTAGTTGGATGCGTTCATCCGAACTTGCAGCTTTTCTACCCCGAAGGAGGAAGAGAAGGAAGTGGTCGGCCGAtcggaaaattaaaaatagacacacacacacacacacacagacagtaCTCGTAGCCTTCCATTGGTTTTTTTATCCTCATCGAGAATTGAAAGGGGCCTGAAAGAAaactgtccattttttttttgtaggtcgTTCCAGCTCGACACAAATAACAGCCCCGGCATTTCAAATCTACGCGATATTCACAAGGCctacacaatttttttcttttttacaaagTGCTGACAAGTCAGTGTCAAAAGGACTCGACTCTTGTAGTTTCATCGGGGTGGCAAGTTTCGTGGGcggtctgtgtgtgtgtgtgtgacggaACACTAAGCCTGCCACCCGCAAGAGggcaaaaaacaataaaacaatataAAATCAACAACGTGACAATTTGTTCGGTCGGgtcaaaatacaaaaaaaaatgtggagaAACCGAAGCAACAGTGCATGTTTATTGCAACAAGCGAAGGCCCagcttcttcgttttctttttgattgatcTTCCGTCAACGGCAAAAGATGCGAGCCGTGGATTGCGAGAAGTTGATCGATTGACCACACACCCAAAGGCTCGCGCCCAAACCTCATCACACACATCCAGAGGGGGTGTATGTGTGCGTGCTTGCGGCCAACAAGCCACCGCATCCACCACACGACGACAACAGCAACGCCATCGAGTCAATGCACTTTGTGCGATcataaaaagacaaaaaaaaaaaaaaaaaaaaaactgagagaAAACGGCAAAACGAGATGATTGGATTGGTTGGGACGGAgaggggggtgggggtggggAGAAAACGATGTCCACAATTCTCTCGGACACACCTGGACACGAggacaaagaaaagagagagaaatatgGATAACTTTaagagaaagaggggggggggggattgtgATGTTT
The window above is part of the Daphnia carinata strain CSIRO-1 chromosome 7, CSIRO_AGI_Dcar_HiC_V3, whole genome shotgun sequence genome. Proteins encoded here:
- the LOC130687989 gene encoding uncharacterized protein LOC130687989 isoform X2, with the translated sequence MDIFDSMIGNQQHNMSPPSPTSDSSCAPAMTAQPAATNQHLSSNPQPRHFPVLKIVEPGDPLPPPLTNGAINNNVTRSGGVRNGTTTSSPRRSVSFRSSELAPGNAAGGGAGTGTMTSTASSRCGSSSSSSSLTSLAAPTSVHSATSSSSTSSTSSGHLTSSFASSSSCHLTSAESLDDAGGVGVTLAAATASTGGAATVGAGSGSPSRRPRSSAVNSDLHHLRHSGDSGDSGVSSPGPPSSEASEQKHSGEEEEEEEEEDDGDDGCSDNLSYMDRVVMEVVESEAVYVRDLQQVVEGYLYFWRDEGERAPLSSEQAAALFGNVDDIYRFNSQFLTQLQSCGLDPVEVARCFVRNNSGFTIYTDYCTNYPRKVSVLTDLMRNEAASRACRERQTQLQHTLPLGSYLLKPVQRILKYHLLLQNIVKHCDRSQTPGYSDIIVALSAMTGIAHHINDMKRKHEHAVRVQEVQSLLDGWPGEDLTTYGELVAEGSFRMYGAKAPRHVFLLDRMLLIVKRKEDGTLGYKAHIMCSNLMLIESVPGEPLSFHVIPFDNPRQQYTLEARNLEQKREWALQLKRVILENYDAVIPHHARQLVLQLGQDQRCNQERPASNSGGHSFERGDYAYSATASAGSNSNTSSAVHHVKRHQHSAPEYLERRKHSTAGLTAKGRSRKGRKSSHDGSSPRESPLIPRRLRRSLDSRDRSVSQDRNDLDHERKFSTHSCPTAAETAKNKVRKFGAWRRRSEPCRETSLAVDQTEAEPTSTNAASSDGKVRDEQPREVSGRLEIASPSSSRALAADPEPTMQPTCSPQQLQQPQRMVPESLERIVEQLVLQNVEIQRILQRKKRRAAERQPSASSSSLSSSRPYTRSESTTLDEGIYDTLMSPSAPEMMEAVEGVLSDMDGDYVTIRNVGDGHFSRCHLRRSLGNKIPERMADSSHLAGAGPFPSQQQLQKATLSRSLSCPARGQQAVRVVKKSEASVSESSGAGGNRSLAAVGGRIQKLLNHIGSPDHWSNWIRSLSPPQRRNTTPGEPDASSCRSRSRRDPIELDVDPMNISTSPCVPSVWLQLQSEHLAEPGKKSGSLPRSFQTPPDLKSRWMDRPITIASDRPAPIDLQTDALELYIRSQQERPSDQTDQHSANEGFDDSLTDIPSTPRVSTDNIHVHPDYKIYRRSASKSSLKTVLSSVSSKLRSGSEHFWGSLFSLSHDDSAVTSPSSAGRQHSKVIHYLANRYALLLRQRHNSLQHHSNPTAAAHSAVIGARIANLSDSADYVIPKYSSPTTPSCYSTSRSDLSSSKSTVSLASKTTWYGTLESTKDAAMQMMMMMDTDDSGSEQEDDEDSATGMDGFFYERAFEAVEQLLDGAAADWCCRDSAIFSDRDETGSVSEAAIVKTKPPPPPVASKSQRVHHQQQQSRHRGMAILDRMRSLEENGGVKCSGKEVSASASLENLKSISQRRMELTQAFTSSGKPGDESETSSQHSTSTVNTVVEVHPAGGGGLADDSIDPHSPIHQRRMGATGMIQPQVRKGLESPPTTSESANTVPLPKGWVKHIIGKLQGDAK